The following proteins come from a genomic window of Streptomyces sp. GS7:
- a CDS encoding NYN domain-containing protein: MDRCVVLVDAGYLLGAAASLLAGEPARSRITVDHAALIQGLRQRAEADTERPLLRIYWFDGAPDRVPQPEHRRLRVMPRVTVRLGALTRSDGRWAQKGVDAAMHAELTELARNRACSDIVLVTGDGDLLPGLMSAKEHGVAVHLWAVQAADGDYNQSEDLVAEADERRVLDRTWITRAVRPKELGGPCAPPPAPRPEIAAILSAPLPESAVAAAAAAAGPGPDPDAGGHGGTNGTARPAPGTGREEGEAGSGASRGVPTPKDLAGLGRAHAAGQGPAGNGGQPAATPAATLRWSSDKGWVERGGPLGEPSETALLPTLAQLTSAEQRWADREEDITAVSGDPFEVGQVFARRWTERLSETAHLQQLSTEYPRIPHRIDGELLRYAARFGLLAHKDDQIDEHDRYAIRAGFWREVDLRTAAGHAPAAD, translated from the coding sequence GTGGACCGCTGCGTCGTCCTGGTGGACGCCGGGTATTTGCTCGGTGCCGCCGCCAGCCTGCTCGCCGGAGAACCCGCCCGTTCCCGGATCACCGTCGACCACGCCGCCCTCATCCAGGGCCTGCGCCAGCGCGCCGAGGCGGACACCGAACGGCCGCTGCTGCGGATCTACTGGTTCGACGGCGCCCCCGACCGCGTCCCGCAGCCCGAGCACCGCCGGCTGCGGGTGATGCCCCGGGTCACCGTCCGGCTGGGCGCCCTGACCCGCAGCGACGGGCGCTGGGCGCAGAAGGGCGTGGACGCCGCCATGCACGCCGAGCTGACCGAACTCGCCCGCAACCGCGCCTGCTCCGACATCGTGCTGGTCACCGGCGACGGCGATCTGCTGCCCGGGCTGATGTCCGCCAAGGAGCACGGCGTCGCCGTCCACCTCTGGGCCGTCCAGGCGGCCGACGGGGACTACAACCAGTCGGAGGACCTGGTCGCCGAGGCCGACGAGCGGCGCGTACTGGACCGGACCTGGATCACCCGCGCGGTCCGCCCCAAGGAACTCGGCGGCCCGTGCGCCCCGCCGCCCGCCCCGCGCCCCGAGATCGCAGCGATCCTCTCCGCCCCGCTGCCCGAGTCCGCGGTGGCCGCGGCGGCCGCCGCGGCCGGGCCCGGCCCGGACCCCGACGCCGGCGGCCACGGCGGCACCAACGGCACCGCCCGGCCCGCGCCCGGCACCGGGCGCGAGGAGGGCGAGGCGGGCTCCGGCGCCTCGCGGGGCGTCCCCACACCCAAGGACCTGGCCGGACTCGGCCGGGCGCACGCCGCGGGGCAGGGCCCCGCCGGCAACGGCGGCCAGCCCGCCGCCACCCCCGCCGCGACCCTGCGCTGGTCCTCCGACAAGGGCTGGGTCGAGCGCGGCGGCCCGCTCGGGGAGCCCTCCGAGACCGCCCTGCTGCCCACCCTCGCCCAGCTCACCAGCGCCGAGCAGCGCTGGGCCGACCGGGAGGAGGACATCACCGCGGTCAGCGGCGACCCCTTCGAGGTCGGCCAGGTCTTCGCCCGCCGCTGGACCGAGCGGCTCTCCGAGACCGCCCACCTCCAGCAGCTCTCGACGGAGTACCCGCGCATCCCGCACCGCATCGACGGCGAACTGCTGCGCTACGCCGCCCGGTTCGGGCTGCTCGCCCACAAGGACGACCAGATCGACGAGCACGACCGGTACGCGATCCGGGCCGGTTTCTGGCGCGAGGTCGACCTCCGCACGGCCGCCGGACACGCCCCGGCCGCGGACTGA
- the dnaE gene encoding DNA polymerase III subunit alpha, producing MAPSSRPPFTHLHVHTQYSLLDGAARLKDMFNACNEMGMTHIAMSDHGNLHGAYDFFHSAQKAGVTPIIGIEAYVAPESRRNKRKIQWGQPHQKRDDVSGSGGYTHKTIWAANKTGLHNLFRLSSDAYAEGWLTKWPRMDKETLSQWSEGLIASTGCPSGELQTRLRLGQYDEALKSAAEYQEIFGKDRYFLELMDHGIEIERRVRDGLVDIGKKLGIPPLVTNDSHYTYAHEATAHDALLCIQTGKNLSDPDRFKFDGTGYYLKSTDEMYAIDSSDAWQEGCRNTLLVAEQIDTTGMFEKRDLMPKFDIPEEGYTNVTWFKEEVRRGMQRRFPGGVPEDRQKQAEYEMDVIIQMGFPGYFLVVADFIMWAKNNGIAVGPGRGSAAGSIVAYAMGITDLDPIEHGLIFERFLNPERVSMPDVDIDFDERRRVEVIRYVTEKYGADKVAMIGTYGKIKAKNAIKDSARVLGYPYAMGDRLTKAMPADVLGKGIDLDGITNPSHPRYSEAGEIRGMYENEPDVKKVIDTARGVEGLVRQMGVHAAGVIMSSEPIVDHAPIWVRHTDGVTITQWDYPQCESLGLIKMDFLGLRNLTIMDDAVKMVEANKGIQLKLLEVPLDDPKTYELLCRGDTLGVFQFDGGPMRSLLRQMQPDNFEDISAVSALYRPGPMGMNSHINYAERKNGRQEITPIHPELEEPLKETLGLTYGLIVYQEQVQKAAQIIAGYSLGEADILRRVMGKKKPEELAKNFTIFQEGARKNGFSDAAIQALWDVLVPFAGYAFNKAHSSAYGLVTYWTAYLKANYPAEYMSALLTSVRDDKDKSAVYLNECRRMGIKVLPPNVNESEANFAAQGDDVILFGLTAVRNVGQNVVDSIIRCRKAKGKYASFPDYLDKVDAVVCNKRTTESLIKAGAFDEMGHTRKGLTAHYESMIDNVVQVKRKEAEGQFDLFGGMGDSGDGASDGPGFGLDVEFSDIEWDKTYLLAQEREMLGLYVSDHPLFGLEHVLSDKADAAIAQLTGGDYSDGSIVTIGGIISGLQRKMTKQGNAWAIATVEDLAGSIDCMFFPATYQLVSTQLVEDTVVFVKGRLDKREDVPRLVAMEMMVPDLSEAGANAPVTITIPTVKVTPPMVEKLGEVLSSHRGSTEVRIKLLGARKTTVLRLDRHRVTADPSLFGDLKVLLGPSCLAG from the coding sequence GTGGCCCCCTCGTCCAGGCCCCCTTTCACGCACCTGCACGTCCACACCCAGTACTCGCTGCTGGACGGCGCGGCGCGGCTGAAGGACATGTTCAACGCGTGCAACGAGATGGGCATGACGCACATCGCCATGTCCGACCACGGCAACCTCCACGGCGCCTACGACTTCTTCCACAGCGCGCAGAAGGCCGGGGTGACGCCGATCATCGGCATCGAGGCGTATGTGGCCCCGGAGTCCCGGCGCAACAAGCGCAAGATCCAGTGGGGCCAGCCGCACCAGAAGCGCGACGACGTCTCCGGTTCGGGTGGTTACACCCACAAGACCATCTGGGCGGCGAACAAGACCGGTCTGCACAACCTCTTCCGGCTGTCCTCGGACGCGTACGCCGAGGGCTGGCTCACGAAGTGGCCGCGGATGGACAAGGAGACCCTCTCCCAGTGGTCCGAGGGCCTGATCGCGTCCACCGGCTGCCCCTCGGGCGAACTGCAGACCCGGCTGCGGCTGGGCCAGTACGACGAGGCGCTGAAGTCGGCCGCCGAGTACCAGGAGATCTTCGGCAAGGACCGGTATTTCCTGGAGCTGATGGACCACGGCATCGAGATCGAGCGCCGGGTGCGCGACGGCCTCGTGGACATCGGCAAGAAGCTCGGCATCCCCCCGCTGGTCACCAACGACTCGCACTACACCTACGCCCACGAGGCGACCGCGCACGACGCGCTGCTGTGCATCCAGACCGGCAAGAACCTCTCCGACCCGGACCGCTTCAAGTTCGACGGCACCGGCTACTACCTCAAGTCCACCGACGAGATGTACGCCATCGACTCCTCGGACGCCTGGCAGGAGGGCTGCCGCAACACCCTCCTGGTCGCCGAGCAGATCGACACGACCGGCATGTTCGAGAAGCGCGACCTGATGCCGAAGTTCGACATCCCGGAAGAGGGCTACACCAACGTCACCTGGTTCAAGGAGGAAGTGCGGCGCGGCATGCAGCGCCGCTTCCCGGGCGGTGTCCCCGAGGACCGCCAGAAGCAGGCCGAGTACGAGATGGACGTCATCATCCAGATGGGGTTCCCGGGCTACTTCCTCGTGGTCGCCGACTTCATCATGTGGGCCAAGAACAACGGCATCGCGGTGGGCCCCGGCCGTGGCTCCGCGGCCGGTTCGATCGTCGCGTACGCCATGGGCATCACCGACCTCGACCCGATCGAGCACGGGCTGATCTTCGAGCGGTTCCTCAACCCCGAGCGCGTCTCCATGCCCGACGTCGACATCGACTTCGACGAGCGCAGGCGCGTCGAAGTGATCAGGTACGTCACCGAGAAGTACGGCGCCGACAAGGTCGCCATGATCGGCACCTACGGCAAGATCAAGGCCAAGAACGCCATCAAGGACTCCGCCCGCGTCCTCGGCTACCCGTACGCCATGGGCGACCGCCTCACCAAGGCGATGCCCGCCGACGTCCTCGGCAAGGGCATCGACCTGGACGGCATCACCAACCCCTCGCACCCGCGCTACAGCGAGGCGGGCGAGATCCGCGGGATGTACGAGAACGAGCCGGACGTGAAGAAGGTCATCGACACCGCAAGGGGCGTCGAGGGCCTGGTCCGGCAGATGGGCGTGCACGCCGCCGGCGTCATCATGTCCAGCGAGCCGATCGTGGACCACGCCCCGATCTGGGTGCGGCACACGGACGGGGTGACCATCACGCAGTGGGACTACCCCCAGTGCGAGTCGCTCGGCCTGATCAAGATGGACTTCCTGGGCCTGCGCAACCTCACCATCATGGACGACGCCGTGAAGATGGTGGAGGCCAACAAGGGCATCCAGCTGAAGCTCCTGGAAGTCCCGCTGGACGACCCGAAGACGTACGAACTCCTCTGCCGCGGTGACACCCTCGGTGTCTTCCAGTTCGACGGCGGCCCGATGCGCTCGCTGCTGCGCCAGATGCAGCCCGACAACTTCGAGGACATCTCCGCCGTCTCGGCCCTGTACCGGCCGGGCCCGATGGGCATGAACTCGCACATCAACTACGCGGAGCGCAAGAACGGCCGCCAGGAGATCACGCCGATCCACCCTGAGCTCGAAGAGCCCCTGAAGGAGACCCTGGGCCTGACCTACGGCCTGATCGTCTACCAGGAGCAGGTGCAGAAGGCCGCCCAGATCATCGCCGGGTACTCCCTCGGCGAGGCCGACATCCTCCGCCGCGTGATGGGCAAGAAGAAGCCCGAGGAACTGGCGAAGAACTTCACCATCTTCCAAGAGGGCGCCCGGAAGAACGGCTTCTCCGACGCGGCCATCCAGGCGCTGTGGGACGTCCTGGTCCCGTTCGCCGGCTACGCCTTCAACAAGGCGCACTCCTCCGCGTACGGCCTGGTCACCTACTGGACCGCCTACCTCAAGGCCAACTACCCGGCCGAGTACATGTCCGCGCTGCTGACGTCGGTGCGCGACGACAAGGACAAGTCGGCGGTCTATCTGAACGAGTGCCGCCGCATGGGCATCAAGGTGCTCCCGCCGAACGTCAACGAGTCCGAGGCGAACTTCGCCGCCCAGGGCGACGACGTCATCCTCTTCGGCCTCACGGCGGTGCGGAACGTCGGCCAGAACGTGGTCGACTCGATCATCCGCTGCCGCAAGGCCAAGGGGAAGTACGCCTCGTTCCCCGACTACCTCGACAAGGTCGACGCGGTCGTCTGCAACAAGCGCACCACCGAATCGCTGATCAAGGCGGGCGCCTTCGACGAGATGGGCCACACCCGCAAGGGGCTGACGGCGCACTACGAGTCGATGATCGACAACGTCGTCCAGGTCAAGCGCAAGGAAGCCGAGGGGCAGTTCGACCTGTTCGGCGGGATGGGCGACTCCGGCGACGGCGCTTCCGACGGTCCCGGCTTCGGGCTGGACGTGGAGTTCTCCGACATCGAGTGGGACAAGACCTATCTCCTCGCCCAGGAGCGCGAGATGCTCGGTCTCTACGTCTCCGACCACCCGCTGTTCGGCCTGGAGCACGTGCTCAGCGACAAGGCCGACGCCGCCATCGCCCAACTGACCGGCGGCGACTATTCGGACGGCTCGATCGTCACCATCGGCGGCATCATCTCCGGCCTTCAGCGCAAGATGACCAAGCAGGGCAACGCCTGGGCGATCGCCACCGTCGAGGACCTGGCCGGCTCCATCGACTGCATGTTCTTCCCGGCGACGTACCAGCTGGTGTCCACCCAACTCGTCGAGGACACCGTGGTGTTCGTCAAGGGTCGGCTCGACAAGCGGGAGGACGTGCCGCGGCTGGTCGCGATGGAGATGATGGTCCCCGACCTCTCCGAGGCGGGCGCCAACGCCCCGGTGACGATCACCATTCCGACGGTGAAGGTCACCCCGCCGATGGTGGAGAAGCTGGGCGAGGTGCTCAGCAGCCACCGCGGTTCGACCGAGGTGCGCATCAAGCTGCTGGGGGCTCGCAAGACCACGGTGCTCCGCCTGGACCGCCATCGGGTCACGGCCGACCCGTCGCTGTTCGGCGATCTGAAGGTGCTGCTCGGCCCGTCCTGCCTGGCGGGCTGA
- a CDS encoding ABC transporter permease — MVPAQAVAGAGAWPDDGRAAPLAPRARLLPALGAVYRAQLSRARVARIPLLFVATFQSVGIMVLLRGVVSGGDAARSVVSGSAVLVVAFVALNLLAQYFGQLRAGGGLDHYATLPVPPAAVVLGAAGAYASFTVPGTVATAVVGSLLFQLPMAHLWVLVAVVPLSGAALSGLGAALGLLAPRQELATLGGQLGMSAALLLGVLPAGRMPEAIGWARDLLPSTYGVEALAHSFAPRPDWFEVCADLGVCAAVGVLSLAVATWAYRRAAAR; from the coding sequence GTGGTTCCCGCGCAGGCGGTGGCCGGGGCCGGGGCGTGGCCGGACGACGGCCGCGCCGCCCCGCTGGCGCCGCGGGCCCGGCTGCTGCCCGCACTGGGCGCCGTCTACCGGGCCCAGCTCTCCCGGGCCCGGGTCGCCCGGATACCGCTGCTGTTCGTCGCCACCTTCCAGTCCGTCGGGATCATGGTGCTGCTGCGCGGTGTGGTCAGCGGCGGCGACGCGGCCCGGTCGGTGGTATCCGGCTCCGCCGTGCTGGTCGTCGCCTTCGTGGCGCTCAACCTGCTGGCGCAGTACTTCGGCCAGCTGCGGGCCGGCGGCGGGCTCGACCACTACGCGACGCTGCCGGTGCCGCCGGCCGCCGTGGTGCTCGGGGCGGCCGGCGCGTACGCCTCGTTCACGGTGCCGGGGACGGTGGCCACCGCGGTCGTCGGCTCGCTGCTCTTCCAGCTGCCGATGGCCCATCTGTGGGTGCTGGTCGCCGTCGTCCCGCTGTCGGGGGCGGCGCTGTCCGGTCTCGGCGCGGCCCTCGGGCTGCTCGCGCCGCGCCAGGAACTGGCCACCCTCGGCGGCCAGTTGGGCATGTCGGCGGCGCTGCTGCTGGGCGTGCTGCCGGCCGGGCGGATGCCCGAGGCGATCGGCTGGGCGCGCGATCTGCTGCCCTCGACCTACGGGGTGGAGGCGCTGGCGCACAGCTTCGCGCCGCGTCCCGACTGGTTCGAGGTCTGCGCCGACCTGGGCGTCTGCGCCGCCGTCGGGGTGCTCTCGCTGGCCGTCGCGACCTGGGCCTACCGCCGGGCGGCGGCCCGGTGA
- the ybaK gene encoding Cys-tRNA(Pro) deacylase encodes MAKKTKQGRKSGQQSGGTPATVALAASGVPFTVHAYEHDPAAASYGEEAAEALGVSPDQVFKTLLADVDGTLTVAVVPVSGSLDLKALAAAVGGKRAAMADPAAAERSTGYVLGGISPLGQRRRLRTVVDASAQGRPTVCVSAGRRGLEVELAPDDLVALTDARIAPIARG; translated from the coding sequence GTGGCGAAGAAGACGAAGCAGGGCAGGAAGAGCGGCCAGCAGTCCGGCGGCACCCCGGCGACGGTGGCGCTGGCCGCGTCCGGGGTCCCGTTCACGGTGCACGCCTACGAGCACGATCCGGCCGCCGCGTCGTACGGCGAGGAGGCCGCCGAGGCGCTCGGGGTCTCCCCCGACCAGGTGTTCAAGACGCTGCTCGCGGATGTCGACGGCACCCTCACGGTCGCCGTGGTGCCGGTCTCCGGCTCGCTCGACCTGAAGGCGCTGGCCGCCGCGGTGGGCGGCAAGCGGGCCGCGATGGCCGATCCGGCGGCCGCCGAGCGCAGCACCGGCTACGTCCTGGGCGGGATCTCCCCGCTCGGCCAGCGCAGGCGGCTGCGCACGGTCGTCGACGCCTCGGCGCAGGGCCGGCCGACGGTATGCGTCTCGGCGGGGCGGCGCGGCCTGGAGGTCGAGCTGGCGCCGGACGACCTGGTCGCGCTGACGGACGCGCGGATCGCGCCGATCGCCCGCGGCTGA
- a CDS encoding thioredoxin domain-containing protein — protein MSNPDNQAGKRAARERIRAEREREKKKARLRRQLVVAASVIGVLAVAGGIGFAVVKANEPTGWEAAKEAKLVTPAHTQGKNGTEILLGDKNAKETLEVFEDVRCPACAAFEQSAGKELLKDLGEGRFKVRYTMYTFIDGASGGEGSKKALSALGAALNVSPDAFLKYKSALYSAKYHPDEREDLYAKDSELLKVAGDVPELKGNKAFETAVRNGTYNRWAMEMTALFGRKGVRGTPTFMHGDKKLVLPEIPPQQMTQEQYNQLAQATFRKMIDKEFGPAKNGGPNGGGQGVAPGEKDPTGGG, from the coding sequence ATGAGCAACCCCGACAACCAGGCCGGCAAGCGGGCGGCGCGCGAGCGGATCCGCGCCGAGCGCGAGCGGGAGAAGAAGAAGGCCCGGCTGCGCCGCCAACTCGTCGTGGCCGCCTCGGTCATCGGCGTCCTCGCGGTCGCCGGCGGGATCGGCTTCGCCGTGGTCAAGGCGAACGAGCCGACCGGCTGGGAGGCCGCCAAGGAGGCCAAGCTGGTCACCCCGGCGCACACCCAGGGCAAGAACGGCACCGAGATCCTCCTCGGCGACAAGAACGCCAAGGAGACCCTGGAGGTCTTCGAGGACGTCCGCTGCCCGGCCTGCGCGGCCTTCGAGCAGAGCGCCGGCAAGGAGCTGCTCAAGGACCTCGGCGAGGGCCGGTTCAAGGTCCGCTACACCATGTACACCTTCATCGACGGCGCCTCGGGCGGCGAGGGCTCCAAGAAGGCGCTCAGCGCGCTGGGCGCGGCGCTGAACGTCAGCCCGGACGCGTTCCTGAAGTACAAGTCCGCGCTGTACTCGGCCAAGTACCACCCCGACGAGCGCGAGGACCTCTACGCCAAGGACTCCGAGCTGCTCAAGGTCGCCGGCGACGTCCCGGAGCTGAAGGGCAACAAGGCGTTCGAGACGGCCGTCCGGAACGGCACCTACAACCGCTGGGCGATGGAGATGACGGCGCTCTTCGGCCGCAAGGGCGTCCGGGGCACCCCCACCTTCATGCACGGCGACAAGAAGCTGGTGCTGCCCGAGATCCCGCCGCAGCAGATGACGCAGGAGCAGTACAACCAGCTCGCGCAGGCCACCTTCCGCAAGATGATCGACAAGGAATTCGGCCCGGCGAAGAACGGCGGGCCGAACGGCGGCGGCCAGGGCGTCGCCCCGGGCGAGAAGGACCCGACGGGCGGCGGGTGA
- a CDS encoding ABC transporter permease, with translation MTAPQTPPDGQPSEVPHPSDPGPDAAPAGGGPERARELREGALIALLVALSGALLGVLWAWLAPRIPLVADTHNVYLKNTEGEEAIGADGTFVLLGLAFGVVTAAAVFYFRRRGGIPLVVSLVVGGLLGAGLGWLVGMWLGPTSDVVAHARQVGPGVVFDGPLRLQAKGALLAWPIASMLTLLALVGLFGPRDPEPEWPDWSDRPQQESHHEPQQESHHEPRQESQQEPPAGG, from the coding sequence GTGACCGCACCGCAGACGCCTCCCGACGGCCAGCCGTCCGAAGTACCGCACCCGTCCGATCCGGGCCCCGACGCCGCACCGGCCGGCGGCGGCCCCGAACGCGCCCGCGAGCTGCGCGAGGGCGCGCTGATCGCGCTGCTGGTGGCGCTGAGCGGGGCGCTGCTGGGGGTGCTGTGGGCCTGGCTGGCGCCGCGCATCCCGCTGGTCGCGGACACCCACAACGTCTACCTCAAGAACACCGAGGGCGAGGAGGCGATCGGCGCGGACGGCACCTTCGTCCTGCTGGGCCTGGCCTTCGGCGTGGTGACCGCCGCCGCGGTCTTCTACTTCCGGCGGCGCGGCGGGATCCCGCTGGTGGTCTCGCTGGTCGTCGGCGGGCTGCTGGGCGCCGGGCTCGGCTGGCTGGTCGGGATGTGGCTGGGGCCCACGTCGGACGTGGTCGCGCACGCCCGGCAGGTCGGGCCCGGGGTGGTCTTCGACGGCCCGCTGCGGCTGCAGGCGAAGGGCGCGCTGCTGGCCTGGCCGATCGCGTCGATGCTGACGCTGCTGGCGCTGGTCGGGCTGTTCGGGCCGCGCGACCCGGAGCCGGAGTGGCCGGACTGGTCCGACCGGCCGCAGCAGGAGTCGCACCACGAGCCGCAGCAGGAGTCGCACCACGAGCCGCGGCAGGAGTCGCAGCAGGAGCCACCGGCCGGCGGTTGA
- a CDS encoding ABC transporter ATP-binding protein, whose translation MQVERGVPVCAVRDLVKTYPALRGRRGAAQAPAVRASDGITLDVRRGEIFGLLGPNGAGKSTLVRQLTGLLRPDSGSISVLGHDLVRHPERAARLLGYLGQESTALDELTVALAVETTGRLRGLGTREARAERDAVIDELGLADLAGRALKKLSGGQRRLACFATALIGERPLLVLDEPTTGMDPVARRAVWAAVDRRRAERGATVLLVTHNVLEAESVLDRVAVIDRGRVIACDTPGGLKELVGEEVRLELVWRDRPPLDVPEIAALGAAARTSGRRWTLRLPADQARSAVTAVTTGPAFAALDDFTLATPSLEDVYLALGGRAEGLVKA comes from the coding sequence ATGCAGGTGGAGCGCGGCGTGCCGGTGTGCGCCGTGCGGGACCTGGTCAAGACCTACCCCGCGCTGCGCGGGCGGCGCGGCGCGGCGCAGGCGCCTGCGGTACGCGCCAGTGACGGCATCACCCTCGACGTACGGCGCGGCGAGATCTTCGGGCTGCTCGGGCCCAACGGCGCCGGCAAGTCCACCCTGGTCCGCCAGCTGACCGGGCTGCTGCGACCGGACTCCGGGAGCATCTCCGTACTGGGCCACGACCTGGTCCGCCACCCCGAGCGGGCCGCCCGGCTGCTCGGCTACCTGGGGCAGGAGTCCACCGCGCTCGACGAGCTGACCGTCGCCCTGGCCGTGGAGACCACCGGCCGGCTGCGCGGCCTGGGCACCCGCGAGGCGCGCGCAGAACGGGACGCGGTGATCGACGAGCTGGGCCTGGCGGACCTCGCCGGTCGGGCGCTGAAGAAGCTGTCCGGCGGGCAGCGGCGGCTGGCCTGCTTCGCCACCGCGCTGATCGGCGAACGGCCGCTGCTGGTGCTGGACGAGCCGACCACCGGGATGGACCCGGTCGCCCGGCGTGCCGTGTGGGCCGCGGTGGACCGCCGCCGGGCCGAGCGCGGCGCCACCGTCCTCCTGGTCACCCACAACGTCCTGGAGGCCGAGAGCGTGCTCGACCGGGTCGCGGTGATCGACCGCGGCCGGGTCATCGCCTGCGACACACCCGGCGGCCTGAAGGAACTGGTGGGGGAGGAGGTCCGGCTGGAGCTGGTCTGGCGGGACCGCCCCCCGCTCGACGTCCCCGAGATCGCCGCCCTCGGTGCCGCCGCCCGCACCTCCGGCCGCCGCTGGACCCTCCGCCTCCCCGCCGACCAGGCCCGCTCCGCGGTCACCGCGGTCACCACGGGCCCCGCCTTCGCGGCCCTCGACGACTTCACCCTGGCCACGCCGAGCCTGGAGGACGTGTACCTGGCGTTGGGCGGGCGCGCTGAAGGATTGGTGAAGGCGTGA
- a CDS encoding thioredoxin domain-containing protein, translating to MSNRNNQANKQAARERLRAERERQAKKDKTRRQLIVGGAVVGVLAVAGGIGFAVANSGGSSSGGSAADVWAKAAKAKAVPPAHTSGSDGTTIVIGKADAKNTLDLFEDPRCPGCAAFEQNVGATVEKDISDGKYKASYHIGTFLDGNLQGTGSKNALSALGAALNVSSDAFLKYKFALYSKEFHPDETGPDKFADDSYLLKVADTVPALKGNAAFQNDVKSGKYNAWAMAMSNAFNSHKDVTSTPTLKMNGTTLGTDSPQGKVAPSTVADFNSMVDKNLKS from the coding sequence ATGAGCAACCGCAACAACCAGGCCAACAAGCAGGCAGCCCGCGAGCGGCTGCGCGCCGAGCGCGAGCGGCAGGCCAAGAAGGACAAGACCCGCCGGCAGCTGATCGTCGGCGGCGCGGTCGTCGGCGTGCTGGCGGTGGCCGGCGGCATCGGCTTCGCCGTCGCCAACTCCGGCGGCAGCAGCTCCGGCGGCTCGGCCGCCGACGTCTGGGCGAAGGCCGCCAAGGCGAAGGCGGTCCCGCCCGCCCACACCAGCGGCTCCGACGGCACCACCATCGTCATCGGCAAGGCCGACGCCAAGAACACCCTCGACCTCTTCGAGGACCCGCGCTGCCCCGGCTGCGCCGCCTTCGAGCAGAACGTGGGCGCGACCGTCGAGAAGGACATCAGCGACGGCAAGTACAAGGCGTCGTACCACATCGGGACGTTCCTGGACGGCAACCTCCAGGGCACCGGCTCCAAGAACGCGCTGAGCGCCCTGGGCGCCGCGCTGAACGTCTCCTCGGACGCCTTCCTGAAGTACAAGTTCGCGCTGTACTCGAAGGAGTTCCACCCGGACGAGACCGGCCCGGACAAGTTCGCGGACGACAGCTACCTGCTCAAGGTCGCCGACACCGTCCCGGCACTGAAGGGCAACGCCGCCTTCCAGAACGACGTCAAGTCCGGCAAGTACAACGCGTGGGCGATGGCGATGTCCAACGCCTTCAACTCCCACAAGGACGTCACCAGCACTCCCACGCTGAAGATGAACGGCACGACGCTGGGCACGGACAGCCCGCAGGGCAAGGTCGCGCCGTCCACGGTCGCCGACTTCAACTCCATGGTCGACAAGAACCTCAAGTCCTGA
- a CDS encoding LON peptidase substrate-binding domain-containing protein: MTSVRLPLFPLNSVLFPGLVLPLNVFEARYRAMMRDLQAAPEDDRRFAVIAIRDGREVAPTAPGLPDATLPAGDGPAAGFGDEPIRAFHAVGCVADAATIREKSAGSGSDPGYEVLATGTTRFRLHSVDASGPYLTAELTELAEDQGEGAGVLASGVVRAFRTYQKRLAWAHERTLSSGQDLPADPSVLSYLVAAAAVLDVPAKQQLLEAPDTAARLGQELKLLRHESALLDKLPSLPAVDLTRQPTSPN; this comes from the coding sequence GTGACCTCCGTTCGCCTGCCGCTCTTCCCCCTCAACTCGGTGCTGTTCCCGGGACTGGTGCTCCCGCTGAACGTCTTCGAGGCGCGGTACCGGGCGATGATGCGCGATCTCCAGGCCGCGCCCGAGGACGACCGCCGGTTCGCGGTGATCGCCATCCGGGACGGCCGCGAGGTCGCGCCCACCGCGCCCGGACTGCCGGACGCCACCCTCCCGGCCGGCGACGGCCCGGCCGCGGGCTTCGGCGACGAGCCGATCCGGGCGTTCCACGCCGTCGGCTGCGTCGCGGACGCGGCGACCATCCGGGAGAAGTCCGCCGGATCCGGCTCCGACCCCGGCTACGAGGTCCTGGCCACCGGCACCACCCGCTTCCGGCTGCACTCGGTCGACGCCTCCGGCCCGTATCTGACGGCCGAGCTGACGGAGCTGGCGGAGGACCAGGGCGAGGGCGCGGGCGTGCTGGCGTCGGGCGTCGTCCGGGCCTTCCGCACGTACCAGAAGCGGCTGGCCTGGGCACACGAGCGGACCCTGTCCAGCGGCCAGGACCTGCCCGCCGACCCGTCGGTGCTGTCGTACCTCGTCGCCGCGGCGGCCGTCCTGGACGTGCCCGCCAAGCAACAGCTGCTGGAGGCGCCGGACACCGCGGCCCGGCTCGGGCAGGAGCTGAAGCTGCTTCGCCACGAGTCGGCGCTGCTCGATAAGCTCCCGTCGCTGCCGGCCGTGGACCTGACCCGGCAGCCGACCAGCCCCAACTGA